A portion of the Deinococcus hopiensis KR-140 genome contains these proteins:
- a CDS encoding zinc ribbon domain-containing protein, with product MDTSSDNADGPADHGSAPCSALAYRLCPRCLRAVPTISGERYCVNDGTRLLESCPQCTAPITSPYARFCTRCGAALTWPGLAAAPP from the coding sequence GTGGACACCAGCAGCGATAACGCCGACGGGCCCGCCGATCACGGGTCTGCTCCCTGCTCTGCGCTGGCCTACCGCCTTTGCCCACGCTGCCTGCGGGCCGTTCCCACCATTTCCGGCGAGCGGTACTGCGTTAACGACGGCACACGGTTGCTGGAGAGCTGCCCGCAGTGCACAGCGCCCATCACCTCGCCCTACGCCCGCTTTTGTACGCGCTGCGGGGCAGCGCTGACGTGGCCCGGCCTTGCTGCCGCCCCGCCGTGA
- a CDS encoding cupin domain-containing protein, whose translation MTIPSGVSARKGNQAAWPLLAGVSVAQVEIPRDSWRAPHLHTNTPELVVIVQGRARAGLQTPEREWLELELGPGDCVYFPLGWPHWLRNTGSGVLHA comes from the coding sequence GTGACCATCCCCAGTGGCGTGAGCGCCCGCAAAGGCAACCAGGCCGCCTGGCCGCTGCTCGCGGGCGTGTCGGTCGCCCAGGTGGAGATTCCCCGGGACTCCTGGCGAGCGCCGCATTTGCATACCAATACCCCCGAACTGGTGGTGATCGTGCAGGGCCGCGCAAGGGCCGGACTGCAAACACCGGAGCGGGAATGGCTGGAACTCGAGCTGGGGCCGGGCGACTGCGTGTATTTCCCGCTCGGGTGGCCGCATTGGCTCCGGAATACCGGAAGTGGAGTGCTGCACGCCTAA
- a CDS encoding RICIN domain-containing protein encodes MFGKVMLHCAAALLVSSAAAQSPRYYRLQLKSDGQFLDANHCASPVTLNPGSTFAGGACELWRLVPGSGGYYRLQLKYNKQYLDADHCTAPIGLNPGSTYAGGACQLWKFIPNGDGYYRLQLKYNGQYLDADHCTATLGLNPGSTYADGACQLWRLVPEPVRID; translated from the coding sequence ATGTTCGGAAAAGTGATGCTGCACTGCGCTGCGGCCCTGCTGGTCTCCAGTGCTGCGGCCCAGTCCCCGCGCTACTACCGCCTGCAACTCAAATCGGACGGGCAGTTCCTGGACGCGAACCACTGTGCCTCACCCGTCACGCTGAATCCCGGTTCGACGTTCGCGGGAGGCGCCTGCGAGCTCTGGCGGCTGGTGCCTGGCAGCGGCGGCTACTACCGGCTGCAGCTCAAGTACAACAAGCAGTATCTGGACGCCGATCACTGCACTGCGCCCATCGGCCTCAACCCGGGCTCGACCTACGCGGGCGGGGCGTGCCAGCTGTGGAAGTTCATTCCAAATGGAGACGGGTACTACCGGCTGCAACTGAAGTACAACGGGCAGTACCTGGACGCCGACCACTGCACGGCCACCCTGGGCCTGAATCCCGGCTCAACGTACGCGGACGGGGCCTGTCAGCTGTGGCGGCTGGTGCCCGAACCCGTCCGGATCGACTGA
- a CDS encoding tetratricopeptide repeat protein, translating into MTEALRLAERAYRLAPQQAEVVGLYAELLAGQGRLTEAEARLRELASGEQVGTAWAAQLIRLRGLARDHRGVLDLWQSHPELHSQAEPQVVYAVAFASACSGQSEQAAGSARSALDRRGLDVPTRCDLTNVMGTAHYGRNEFREAEHFYARAAHLPHLEAVYLENQAMALGEQGQIQARLTDLEQSLRLRLECGQLLQATRIHVALADTYLDLAQYGRAEDLLLESRDFLTRLGPSEHLIECEYRLSVLYRHWAPPHGGLFFAQACPCRPVVCLSGGCPEQAGVGPELRLHRRVRGRDPGRGPAAG; encoded by the coding sequence GTGACGGAGGCGCTGCGCTTGGCCGAGCGGGCTTACCGGCTGGCCCCCCAGCAGGCTGAGGTGGTTGGCCTCTACGCTGAACTGCTGGCCGGTCAGGGACGACTCACCGAGGCCGAGGCCCGTCTGCGCGAGTTGGCGTCTGGGGAACAGGTGGGGACCGCCTGGGCTGCCCAACTGATCCGGCTACGGGGCCTGGCCCGGGACCACCGGGGCGTGCTGGACCTGTGGCAGTCCCATCCCGAGTTGCACAGTCAGGCTGAGCCCCAGGTGGTGTACGCCGTCGCTTTCGCCTCGGCTTGCTCCGGGCAGTCCGAACAGGCCGCCGGATCTGCACGCAGCGCGCTGGACCGTCGAGGTCTGGACGTGCCGACCCGGTGCGACCTGACCAATGTGATGGGGACTGCCCACTACGGCAGGAATGAGTTCAGAGAAGCGGAGCACTTTTACGCGCGCGCGGCCCACCTGCCCCACCTGGAAGCGGTCTACCTGGAAAACCAGGCGATGGCCCTGGGCGAACAGGGGCAGATCCAGGCGCGGCTGACCGATCTCGAACAGAGCCTGCGCCTGCGCCTCGAATGCGGGCAACTGCTTCAGGCCACACGCATTCACGTCGCGCTGGCCGACACCTACCTTGACTTGGCGCAGTACGGACGGGCGGAGGACCTGCTGCTGGAGTCGCGCGATTTTCTGACCCGTCTGGGCCCCTCCGAGCACCTGATCGAATGCGAGTACCGCCTGAGCGTCCTCTACCGGCACTGGGCTCCGCCGCACGGCGGCCTGTTCTTCGCTCAAGCATGCCCGTGCCGCCCTGTCGTATGCCTGTCAGGCGGCTGTCCCGAGCAAGCTGGCGTGGGCCCTGAGCTGCGCCTCCATCGCCGAGTCCGGGGTCGCGACCCCGGACGAGGGCCAGCGGCTGGGTGA